In the Burkholderia contaminans genome, AACAGCCGGCGCTGATCTTCCTGCGCGCGCGTGCGCGTGATCAGGCCGTCGCGCTCCATCCGTTCCAGCACACCCGTGAGGCTCGGGCTCAGGATGCAGCAGCGCCGTGCGATCTGTCCCGCCTCGAGCGCCTGCGCCGGTTCGCCGTCGAGCACGCGGATGATCCGCCATTGCTGTTCGGTCAGCGCGAATTCCTTGAGAATGGGACGAAACAGACCCATCAGCGTTTCGCGGGCCTCGAGCAGCAGCATGGCCAGGTTGCGGTGGTCGAGCGTACGGTTCATCGGGGAGAGCAGAGGACGGGGACGCATCAATCTTAACAGCCGCGGGTAGTGAATTTCGCCTATCAGGGTAATCGAGGTTGCCAGCGTTCGATTGTTTACTTAAGATATTAACTATTGACGATGCGCCGCGACGCGCGGCAGGGGAATGACGCATGGAGCTGTCTTGCACGACCGCCGCGGCGCCGCCGTTGCCGGTCGCCATCGGCACCGTCTACGGTGCGCTGCTCAACGAGCGCGCGGCGCTCGACGCGCTCGGCGATGCCGTGAACGCACCGCCTTACGGCCGCCCGCCGCAGGCGCCGATCCTGTACATCAAGCCCGCCAACACGCACGCGAGCGACGGCGCGGCCGTCGTCGTGCCGGCCGGCGTCGACGCGCTGGAGATCGGCGCGTCGGTGGCCGTCGTGTTCGCCCGCCGCGCGACGCGCGTACCGGCCGAACGGGCGCTCGACCATGTGCACGGCTTCACGCTCGCAAGCGATGTGTCGGTACCGCATCCCGACTACTACCGCCCGGCCGTGCGCTTCAAGTGCCGCGACGGTTTCTGCCCGTTGGGCCCGGCCATCGTGCCGGTTGCCGCGCTCGACGACGTCGACGCGATCGGCCTGACCGTGCGGATCGACGGCGAGGTGGCCGTGTCCGCTTCGACGGCCACGCTGATTCGCCCGGTGCGCGAGCTGATCGCCGACGTGACGGCCTTCATGTCGTTCGACGCGGGCGATGTCCTGCTGCTCGGCGTTGCCGGCGGCGCGCCGCGCGCCCGCGCGGGCAGCACGATCGAGATCGCCGCGGCGGGCATCGGCACGCTGCGGCACACGCTGATGGCGGAGGAGGCACGATGAAGACGGCGCGCGTGATCTACAACGGCGCATTGCATGCGGCCGAACCGGCCGGCGACGGTGCGATCCGCCTCGATACGGGGCGCGTCGTCGCGGAAGAGGGCGTCGAATGGCTGCCGCCCGTCGCGCCGCGCACGACGTTCGCGCTCGGGCTCAACTACGCCGACCACGCGAAGGAACTCGCGTTCAAGGCACCGAGCGAGCCGCTGATCTTCCTGAAGGGGCCGAACACGTTCATCGGCCACCGGTCGCGCACGGTGCGCCCGGCGGATGCCACCCACATGCATTACGAGTGCGAGCTGGCCGTCGTGATCGGCCGGCCCGCGCGCAACGTGAGCCGCGCGCAGGCGCTCGACTACGTGGCCGGCTATACGGTCGCGAACGACTACGCGATCCGCGACTATCTCGAGAACTACTACCGCCCGAACCTGCGCGTGAAGAACCGCGACACCTGCACGCCGCTCGGGCCGTGGTTCGTGAGCCGCGACGAGATCGGCGATGCGGGCGACCTGACACTGCGCACGACGGTGAACGGCCAGGAGACGCAGCGCGGCAGCACGCGCGACATGATCTTCGACGTGCCGGCGTTGATCGAACACATCAGCGGCTTCATGACGCTCTCGCCGGGCGACCTGATCCTGACCGGCACGCCCGAGGGGCTGGCGGACACGAAGCCGGGCGACGAGGTCGTGACCGAGATCGAAGGGATTGGCCGGCTCGTGAACACGATCGTCGGCGAAGCAGACTACTATCGCGCCGGCTGAGCCCGTCGCCCAAGGAGAGAGCATGACCATCAAGCACTGGATCGACGGCCGGGAAGTCGAGAGCCGCGAGAGGTTCACGACGCTGAATCCCGCGACGGGCGAAGTCATCACCGACGTCGCATCGGGCGGCGAGGCCGAAGTCGATGCGGCCGTGCGCGCCGCGAAGGAAGCGTTCCCGAAATGGGCGGGCACGCCCGCCAAGGAGCGCGCGAAGCTGATGCGCAAGCTCGGCGAGCTGATCGAGAAGAACGTGCCGATGCTCGCGGCGCTGGAGACGCAGGACACCGGTCTGCCGATCGCGCAGACGAGCAAGCAGCTGATTCCGCGCGCGTCCGAGAACTTCAACTTCTTCGCGGAAGTGTGCGTGCAGATGAACGGCCGCACCTATCCGGTCGACGACCAGATGCTGAACTACACGCTGTACCAGCCGGTTGGCGTGTGTGCGCTGGTGTCGCCGTGGAACGTGCCGTTCATGACCGCGACCTGGAAGACGGCGCCGTGTCTCGCGCTCGGCAACACGGCCGTGCTGAAGATGTCGGAACTGTCGCCGCTGACGGCCGACCAGCTCGGCCGCCTCGCGCTCGAAGCCGGCATTCCGCCGGGCGTGCTCAACGTGGTGCAGGGCTATGGCGCGACGGCCGGCGATGCCCTCGTGCGCCATCCGGACGTGCGTGCGGTGTCGTTCACGGGCGGCACGGTGACCGGCAAGCGGATCATGGAGCGTGCCGGTCTCAAGAAGTATTCGATGGAGCTTGGCGGCAAGTCGCCGGTGCTGATCTTCGACGATGCCGATTTCGACCGCGCGCTCGATGCGTCGCTGTTCACGATTTTCTCGATCAACGGCGAACGCTGCACGGCCGGCTCGCGGATCTTCGTGCAGCGCACGATCTACGACCGTTTCGTGCAGGAATTCGCGCGCCGCGCGAACAATCTGGTGGTCGGCGATCCGTCCGATCCGGCCACGAACCTCGGCGCGATGATCACGCGCCAGCACTGGGAGAAGGTGACGGGCTATATCCGCATCGGCGAGCAGGAAGGCGCGCGCGTGGTCGCGGGCGGCGCGGACAAGCCGGCGGGCCTGCCCGACCATCTGCGCAACGGCAACTTCGTGCGGCCGACCGTGCTGGCCGACGTCGACAACCGGATGCGCGTCGCGCAGGAAGAGATCTTCGGGCCGGTCGCGTGCCTGATTCCGTTCGAAGACGAGGAAGAAGGGCTGCGGCTCGCGAACGACACGTCGTACGGGCTGGCTTCGTACATCTGGACGCAGGATGTCGGCAAGGTGCATCGTCTCGCGCGCGGCATCGAGGCCGGGATGGTGTTCGTGAACAGCCAGAACGTGCGCGACCTGCGCCAGCCGTTCGGCGGCGTGAAGGAATCGGGTACCGGGCGCGAGGGCGGCGAGTACAGTTTCGAGGTGTTCGCGGAGATCAAGAACGTGTGCATCTCGATGGGTTCGCACCACATTCCGCGCTGGGGCGTGTGACGGGCGCGGGGCGTCCGGCAGCGCGAATGATTCTTTGGCCGGCACGCCGGCCGAGCATGGGGTTGGAGTAAGCGCTAAAGCGCTAACTCCAACCGACCGCGAAGCATGGGGTTGGAGTAAGCGCTAAAGCGCTAACTCCAACCGACAGGAGACTTGAACGATGGGCAAACTGTCCCTCGCCGCGAAGATCACGCACGTGCCGTCGATGTACCTGTCGGAATTGCCCGGCAGGCATCACGGCTGCCGCGAAGCGGCGATCCGCGGCCATCGACTGATCGGCGAGCGCTGCCGCGCGCTCGGCGTCGACACGATCGTCGTGTCGGACGTGCACTGGCTCGTCAACGCCGGCTATCACGTGAACTGCAATGCGCAATTCTCGGGCACGTATACGAGCAACGAGCTGCCGCATTTCATCCGCGACATGCAGTACGCCTATCCGGGCAACCCGGCGCTCGGCCGGCTGATCGCCGAGACGGCCACCGAGCGCGGGATCGCGACCCGCGCGCACGAGATCGACAGCCTCGAACTCGAATACGGCACGCTCGTGCCGATGCGCTACATGAACGCCGACCAGCACTTCAAGGTCGTGTCGATCGCCGGCTGGTGCATGTGGCATCAGCTCGACGAAAGCCGGCGCTTCGGCGAGGCGCTGCTCGAAGCGATCGAGAAGAGCGATTCGAACGTCGCGTTTCTCGCGAGCGGTTCGTTGTCGCATCGTTTCAACGACAACGGCAGCCCCGAGGAATCGATTCACGAGATCAGCCGCGAATTCTTCCGGCAGGTCGACCTGCGCGTGGTCGAGCTGTGGAAGCAGGGCGATTTCAAGACCTTCTGCGCGATGCTGCCCGAGTACAACACGCATTGCCACGGCGAAGGCGGGATGCACGACACGGCGATGCTGCTCGGCTTGCTCGGCTGGGATCGCTACGACAAGCCTGTCGAGATCGTCACCGACTACTTTGCAAGTTCGGGCACCGGGCAGATCAATGCGATCTTTCCGTTGTCCTGAACGCTGCGCCACGCCTTCGACAGGAGACCAGCCATGCCCCATATCGTCGTCGAGTACACCGCGAACATTCGCGACGACGCGCGCATTCCCGCGCTGCTGCGCACGATCAATGCCACGCTGATCGCGCAGGGCGGCGTGTTCCCGACGGGCGGCATCCGCTCGCGCGCGATCGAGCTGCAGGACTATTGCGTGGCCGACGGCACGGAGGACGACGCGTTCGTCCACGTGACGCTCAAGATCGGCTCGGGCCGTACCGACGAGCAGAAAAAGGCCGCGTGCGACGCACTGTTCGACGCAATCAAGGCGCATTTCGCGGCACTTTATGCGAAACGCTACCTGGCGCTGTCGATGGAACTGACCGAGTTCAGCGAAAGCGGCTCGTACAAGCACAACAACATCCATGCCCGCTACAAGCGGGCAGGCTGAACCCCATTCCCGATCCGACCATGCTCGAACCCGCCATCATCGACCAGCTTGCGCGGCGTCTGCACGACGCCGAGCGCGAGCGCACGCAGATCCGCCAGATCTCGCTCGACCACCCCGACATCACGATCGACGACGCGTATGCGATCCAGCGCACGTGGGTCGCCCTCAAGCTCGCGGAAGGCCGCACGCTGAAGGGCCACAAGATCGGCCTGACGTCGAAGGCGATGCAGAACACGTCGCAGATCGACGAGCCCGACTACGGCGCACTGCTCGACGACATGTTCTTCGCCGACGGCGGCACGATTCCCACCGGCCGCTTCATCGTGCCGCGCGTCGAGGTTGAGCTCGCGTTCGTGCTCGGCAAGCGGTTGACCGGCCCGGACTGCACGATCTTCGACGTGTACGACGCGGTCGACTACGTGGTGCCGGCGCTCGAGATCATCGACGCGCGCAGCCAGTCGATCGACCCCGACACGAAACGGCCGCGCAAGGTGTTCGACACGATCGCCGACAATGCGGCGAACGCGGGCGTCGTGATCGGCGGGCGGCCCGTGAAGCCGCAGGACGTCGACCTGCGCTGGGTCGCGGCGATCATGTCGCGCAACGGCGTGGTCGAGGAAACGGGCGTCGCGGCCGGTGTGTTGAACCATCCGGCGAACGGCGTCGCGTGGCTCGCGAACCGGCTGGCGCGCTTCGATGTCGCACTGGAGCCCGGGCAGATCGTGCTCGGCGGCTCGTTCACGCGGCCGTGCGCGGCACGCCCGGGCGATACGTTCAGCGTCGACTACGGCCCGCTCGGGACGATCCAGTGCTACTTCGAATGAGGTAAGCGAACGATGCAGATTCCTTCGAATGTCTTCAAGACCGCGCTCGCGCGTGGCGACGCGCAGGTCGGGCTGTGGCTCGGGCTCGCGAATCCGTACAGCGCAGAGGTGGTCGCGGGCGCCGGTTTCGACTGGCTGCTGATCGACGGCGAGCATGCGCCGAACACGGTGCCGACGATCCTCGCGCAACTGCAGGCGATCGCGCCGTATCCGTCGCATCCGGTCGTGCGCGTGCCGTGGAACGATCCGGTGATCGTCAAGCAGGTGCTCGACCTCGGCGCGCAGACGTTGCTGGTGCCGATGGTGCAGAGCGCCGACGAGGCGCGCGCGGCGGTGGCGGCGACGCGTTATCCGCCGCATGGGATTCGTGGCGTGGGCAGTGCGCTCGCGCGTGCGTCGCGGTGGAATCGCGTCGGTGACTACCTGCATCGTGCGAACGACGAAATGGCCGTGCTCGTGCAGGTCGAGACGCGGGCGGGGCTCGAGGCGATCGATGCGATTGCGCGGGTCGAAGGGGTGGACGGCGTGTTCATCGGGCCGGCGGATCTCGCTGCTGATCTCGGGCATCTCGGCAATCCGGGGCATCCGGACGTGCAGGCCGCGATCGACGGCGCGATTCGGTCGATCAAGGCGGCCGGCAAGGCGCCGGGCATTCTGAGCGCAGACGAGGCGGCCGCGCGTCGCTATCTGGAAGCGGGGGCGTTGTTCGTCGCGGTCGGTGTCGATACGACGCTGCTGGCGAGGAGTGCGGAGCGGTTGGCCGCGCAGTTCAAGGGGAACGGTGGCACGGCCTTGAAGAAGGGCGACGGGACGTATTGACCCAATGGCGGCGGCTGGCGTTTTCCGTCTACCGGG is a window encoding:
- the hpaE gene encoding 5-carboxymethyl-2-hydroxymuconate semialdehyde dehydrogenase, encoding MTIKHWIDGREVESRERFTTLNPATGEVITDVASGGEAEVDAAVRAAKEAFPKWAGTPAKERAKLMRKLGELIEKNVPMLAALETQDTGLPIAQTSKQLIPRASENFNFFAEVCVQMNGRTYPVDDQMLNYTLYQPVGVCALVSPWNVPFMTATWKTAPCLALGNTAVLKMSELSPLTADQLGRLALEAGIPPGVLNVVQGYGATAGDALVRHPDVRAVSFTGGTVTGKRIMERAGLKKYSMELGGKSPVLIFDDADFDRALDASLFTIFSINGERCTAGSRIFVQRTIYDRFVQEFARRANNLVVGDPSDPATNLGAMITRQHWEKVTGYIRIGEQEGARVVAGGADKPAGLPDHLRNGNFVRPTVLADVDNRMRVAQEEIFGPVACLIPFEDEEEGLRLANDTSYGLASYIWTQDVGKVHRLARGIEAGMVFVNSQNVRDLRQPFGGVKESGTGREGGEYSFEVFAEIKNVCISMGSHHIPRWGV
- the hpaH gene encoding 2-oxo-hept-4-ene-1,7-dioate hydratase, giving the protein MLEPAIIDQLARRLHDAERERTQIRQISLDHPDITIDDAYAIQRTWVALKLAEGRTLKGHKIGLTSKAMQNTSQIDEPDYGALLDDMFFADGGTIPTGRFIVPRVEVELAFVLGKRLTGPDCTIFDVYDAVDYVVPALEIIDARSQSIDPDTKRPRKVFDTIADNAANAGVVIGGRPVKPQDVDLRWVAAIMSRNGVVEETGVAAGVLNHPANGVAWLANRLARFDVALEPGQIVLGGSFTRPCAARPGDTFSVDYGPLGTIQCYFE
- the hpaR gene encoding homoprotocatechuate degradation operon regulator HpaR — encoded protein: MNRTLDHRNLAMLLLEARETLMGLFRPILKEFALTEQQWRIIRVLDGEPAQALEAGQIARRCCILSPSLTGVLERMERDGLITRTRAQEDQRRLLVSLTPQSRKLVTEIGPRIDEQYRQLESRFGQDGLEDIYRALDRLIELGGNT
- a CDS encoding 5-carboxymethyl-2-hydroxymuconate Delta-isomerase encodes the protein MPHIVVEYTANIRDDARIPALLRTINATLIAQGGVFPTGGIRSRAIELQDYCVADGTEDDAFVHVTLKIGSGRTDEQKKAACDALFDAIKAHFAALYAKRYLALSMELTEFSESGSYKHNNIHARYKRAG
- a CDS encoding fumarylacetoacetate hydrolase family protein is translated as MKTARVIYNGALHAAEPAGDGAIRLDTGRVVAEEGVEWLPPVAPRTTFALGLNYADHAKELAFKAPSEPLIFLKGPNTFIGHRSRTVRPADATHMHYECELAVVIGRPARNVSRAQALDYVAGYTVANDYAIRDYLENYYRPNLRVKNRDTCTPLGPWFVSRDEIGDAGDLTLRTTVNGQETQRGSTRDMIFDVPALIEHISGFMTLSPGDLILTGTPEGLADTKPGDEVVTEIEGIGRLVNTIVGEADYYRAG
- the hpaI gene encoding 4-hydroxy-2-oxoheptanedioate aldolase — protein: MQIPSNVFKTALARGDAQVGLWLGLANPYSAEVVAGAGFDWLLIDGEHAPNTVPTILAQLQAIAPYPSHPVVRVPWNDPVIVKQVLDLGAQTLLVPMVQSADEARAAVAATRYPPHGIRGVGSALARASRWNRVGDYLHRANDEMAVLVQVETRAGLEAIDAIARVEGVDGVFIGPADLAADLGHLGNPGHPDVQAAIDGAIRSIKAAGKAPGILSADEAAARRYLEAGALFVAVGVDTTLLARSAERLAAQFKGNGGTALKKGDGTY
- a CDS encoding fumarylacetoacetate hydrolase family protein; protein product: MELSCTTAAAPPLPVAIGTVYGALLNERAALDALGDAVNAPPYGRPPQAPILYIKPANTHASDGAAVVVPAGVDALEIGASVAVVFARRATRVPAERALDHVHGFTLASDVSVPHPDYYRPAVRFKCRDGFCPLGPAIVPVAALDDVDAIGLTVRIDGEVAVSASTATLIRPVRELIADVTAFMSFDAGDVLLLGVAGGAPRARAGSTIEIAAAGIGTLRHTLMAEEAR
- the hpaD gene encoding 3,4-dihydroxyphenylacetate 2,3-dioxygenase; translation: MGKLSLAAKITHVPSMYLSELPGRHHGCREAAIRGHRLIGERCRALGVDTIVVSDVHWLVNAGYHVNCNAQFSGTYTSNELPHFIRDMQYAYPGNPALGRLIAETATERGIATRAHEIDSLELEYGTLVPMRYMNADQHFKVVSIAGWCMWHQLDESRRFGEALLEAIEKSDSNVAFLASGSLSHRFNDNGSPEESIHEISREFFRQVDLRVVELWKQGDFKTFCAMLPEYNTHCHGEGGMHDTAMLLGLLGWDRYDKPVEIVTDYFASSGTGQINAIFPLS